A window from Citrus sinensis cultivar Valencia sweet orange chromosome 5, DVS_A1.0, whole genome shotgun sequence encodes these proteins:
- the LOC107176374 gene encoding precursor of CEP9-like gives MANDNYFKLTFSAAFLFALIFSHGIISTEQRLLKDCGDDGDVRRNLLGNAVSGAGKSPGVGNVSAQDDFRPLTPGHSHSPGIPRLSGDSDDFRPTTPGHSPGAGHSSGPASVGLPN, from the coding sequence ATGGccaatgataattattttaagctCACTTTCAGTGCTGCCTTTCTTTTTGCATTGATTTTTTCACATGGAATCATCTCCACCGAGCAAAGGCTGCTAAAAGATTGTGGAGATGATGGTGATGTGCGCCGCAACCTTTTGGGAAATGCTGTATCGGGTGCTGGTAAAAGCCCTGGTGTTGGCAACGTTTCAGCACAGGATGATTTCCGTCCGTTGACACCAGGTCACAGTCACAGCCCCGGTATTCCCAGACTTTCAGGGGATAGTGACGACTTCCGTCCCACCACTCCAGGCCACAGTCCCGGTGCCGGCCACTCTAGTGGACCCGCCAGCGTTGGTCTtcctaattaa
- the LOC102622145 gene encoding polyadenylate-binding protein RBP47-like, with the protein MNKMQSSGSDSSQDQQNQRQQQQPPPPQQQPWMAMQYPAAAMVMPHQMMPPQHYPIPPPPYMPYHQYQHHHQPHLQHQQQQQHQGSGGGENKTIWVGDLHHWMDENYLHSCFASTGEIASIKVIRNKQTGLSEGYGFVEFFTHATAEKVLQSYTSILMPNTDQPFRLNWATFSTGDKRSDNGPDLSIFVGDLAADVTDSLLHETFASRYPSVKAAKVVFDANTGRSKGYGFVRFGDDNERSQAMTEMNGVYCSSRPMRIGAATPRKSSGYQQQYSSQGGYASNGAPGQGPQSEGDSSNTTIFVGGLDPNVTDEDLRQPFSQYGEIASVKIPVGKGCGFVQFANRENAEEALHKLNGTVIGKQSVRLSWGRNPANKQFRADYGNQWSGAYYGGQVYDGYGYAIPPPNDPSMYAAAAAAYGAYPVYGSHQQQVS; encoded by the exons ATGAATAAGATGCAATCAAGCGGCTCTGATTCATCGCAGGACCAGCAGAATCAACGGCAACAACAACAGCCGCCGCCTCCTCAGCAGCAACCTTGGATGGCGATGCAGTATCCAGCGGCGGCGATGGTAATGCCTCACCAAATGATGCCACCTCAACATTACCCGATACCACCACCTCCCTATATGCCGTATCACCAATACCAGCATCACCACCAGCCGCATCTACAGCaccaacagcagcagcagcatcaAGGATCTGGCGGTGGTGAGAATAAGACTATCTGGGTCGGTGATTTGCATCATTGGATGGACGAGAACTACCTTCATAGCTGTTTTGCTTCCACTGGAGAG ATTGCCTCCATTAAGGTTATTCGCAATAAGCAGACAGGATTGTCAGAAGGTTATGGATTTGTGGAATTTTTTACCCATGCAACAGCTGAGAAAGTTCTGCAGAGCTATACTAGCATTCTGATGCCCAACACAGATCAGCCTTTCCGCCTGAACTGGGCAACATTTAGTACGGGTGACAAGCGCTCAGATAATGGTCCTGATCTTTCTATTTTTGTAGGAGATTTAGCTGCCGATGTTACTGATAGCTTATTGCATGAAACTTTTGCTAGTAGATATCCTTCTGTTAAAGCAGCAAAAGTTGTCTTTGATGCCAATACTGGTCGATCAAAAGGTTATGGTTTTGTAAGGTTTGGAGATGATAATGAGAGGTCCCAGGCCATGACTGAAATGAATGGTGTCTATTGTTCAAGCAGGCCTATGCGTATTGGTGCTGCAACTCCAAGGAAGTCCTCTGGTTATCAACAGCAATACTCTTCTCAAG GAGGGTATGCGTCAAATGGTGCCCCAGGCCAAGGCCCTCAATCTGAAGGAGACTCTTCAAACACAACA ATATTTGTTGGTGGCCTTGACCCTAATGTCACAGATGAAGATCTACGACAACCTTTCTCTCAGTATGGCGAAATAGCCTCGGTTAAAATACCAGTCGGGAAAGGATGCGGATTCGTACAATTTGCCAACAG AGAGAATGCTGAGGAAGCACTGCATAAGTTGAATGGGACAGTAATTGGCAAGCAAAGTGTGCGTCTTTCTTGGGGGCGCAACCCAGCAAATAAGCAG TTTAGGGCAGATTATGGCAATCAATGGAGTGGGGCATACTATGGAGGGCAAGTTTATGATGGTTATGGGTATGCTATTCCGCCACCAAATGACCCAAGCATGTACGCTGCAGCAGCTGCGGCCTATGGGGCTTACCCTGTGTATGGCAGCCACCAACAACAAGTAAGCTGA
- the LOC102622450 gene encoding uroporphyrinogen-III synthase, chloroplastic isoform X2, with protein MAQVSLFSLFSLSSPFPASAVSSRLRLNRPLPFQFSRIQASSDATSASASNSNPKVVVTRERGKNGKLIKALAKHRIDCLELPLIQHAQGPDTDRLSSVLNADTIFDWIIITSPEAGSVFLEAWKEAGTPNVRIGVVGAGTASIFEEVIQSSKCSLDVAFSPSKATGKILASELPKNGKKKCTVLYPASAKASNEIEEGLSNRGFEVVRLNTYTTEPVHHVDQTVLKQALSIPVVAVASPSAVRSWVNLISDTEQWSNSVACIGETTASAAKRLGLKNVYYPTHPGLEGWVDSILEALREHGHF; from the exons ATGGCACAagtctctctcttctctctcttctctctctcctctccATTTCCAGCTTCCGCTGTTTCTTCTCGTCTGCGACTAAACAGGCCACTCCCATTTCAGTTCAGCAGAATTCAAGCTTCTTCTGATGCAACATCTGCTTCTGCTTCCAATTCAAATCCGAAGGTCGTGGTCACCAGAGAACGCGGCAAAAACGGCAAGCTCATCAAGGCTCTG GCTAAACATCGGATTGACTGTTTGGAACTCCCCCTGATTCAGCATGCACAGGGGCCTGATACGGATAGGCTTTCTTCTGTATTAAATG CAGATACTATATTTGACTGGATTATCATAACTTCTCCTGAAGCTGGTTCTGTGTTTCTAGAGGCATGGAA GGAAGCTGGAACCCCGAATGTTAGGATTGGTGTTGTGGGCGCTGGCACAGCAAGCATTTTTGAGGAAGTAATTCAATCTTCAAAGTGTTCACTGGATGTGGCCTTTTCGCCATCAAAAG CAACAGGGAAAATTTTGGCTTCGGAGCTTCCAaagaatggaaaaaaaaaatgcactgTGTTGTATCCTGCTTCTGCAAAAGCTAGCAATGAGATTG AGGAAGGTCTGTCCAATCGTGGATTTGAGGTTGTGAGGCTGAATACATACACTACG GAACCCGTTCATCATGTTGACCAAACAGTTCTCAAGCAAGCACTTTCTATCCCTGTGGTGGCTGTTGCTTCACCATCTGCAGTTCG TTCCTGGGTCAATCTTATTTCAGACACAGAGCAGTGGAGCAATTCTGTTGCCTGCATTGGTGAGACTACTGCTTCGGCAGCAAAAAGATTAGGCCTGAAAAATGTTTACTACCCAACTCACCCTGGTCTTGAAGG CTGGGTAGATAGCATACTTGAAGCCTTGAGAGAACATGGTCACTTCTAG
- the LOC102622450 gene encoding uroporphyrinogen-III synthase, chloroplastic isoform X4, translating to MAQVSLFSLFSLSSPFPASAVSSRLRLNRPLPFQFSRIQASSDATSASASNSNPKVVVTRERGKNGKLIKALAKHRIDCLELPLIQHAQGPDTDRLSSVLNDTIFDWIIITSPEAGSVFLEAWKEAGTPNVRIGVVGAGTASIFEEVIQSSKCSLDVAFSPSKATGKILASELPKNGKKKCTVLYPASAKASNEIEEGLSNRGFEVVRLNTYTTEPVHHVDQTVLKQALSIPVVAVASPSAVRSWVNLISDTEQWSNSVACIGETTASAAKRLGLKNVYYPTHPGLEGWVDSILEALREHGHF from the exons ATGGCACAagtctctctcttctctctcttctctctctcctctccATTTCCAGCTTCCGCTGTTTCTTCTCGTCTGCGACTAAACAGGCCACTCCCATTTCAGTTCAGCAGAATTCAAGCTTCTTCTGATGCAACATCTGCTTCTGCTTCCAATTCAAATCCGAAGGTCGTGGTCACCAGAGAACGCGGCAAAAACGGCAAGCTCATCAAGGCTCTG GCTAAACATCGGATTGACTGTTTGGAACTCCCCCTGATTCAGCATGCACAGGGGCCTGATACGGATAGGCTTTCTTCTGTATTAAATG ATACTATATTTGACTGGATTATCATAACTTCTCCTGAAGCTGGTTCTGTGTTTCTAGAGGCATGGAA GGAAGCTGGAACCCCGAATGTTAGGATTGGTGTTGTGGGCGCTGGCACAGCAAGCATTTTTGAGGAAGTAATTCAATCTTCAAAGTGTTCACTGGATGTGGCCTTTTCGCCATCAAAAG CAACAGGGAAAATTTTGGCTTCGGAGCTTCCAaagaatggaaaaaaaaaatgcactgTGTTGTATCCTGCTTCTGCAAAAGCTAGCAATGAGATTG AGGAAGGTCTGTCCAATCGTGGATTTGAGGTTGTGAGGCTGAATACATACACTACG GAACCCGTTCATCATGTTGACCAAACAGTTCTCAAGCAAGCACTTTCTATCCCTGTGGTGGCTGTTGCTTCACCATCTGCAGTTCG TTCCTGGGTCAATCTTATTTCAGACACAGAGCAGTGGAGCAATTCTGTTGCCTGCATTGGTGAGACTACTGCTTCGGCAGCAAAAAGATTAGGCCTGAAAAATGTTTACTACCCAACTCACCCTGGTCTTGAAGG CTGGGTAGATAGCATACTTGAAGCCTTGAGAGAACATGGTCACTTCTAG
- the LOC102622450 gene encoding uroporphyrinogen-III synthase, chloroplastic isoform X5: protein MAQVSLFSLFSLSSPFPASAVSSRLRLNRPLPFQFSRIQASSDATSASASNSNPKVVVTRERGKNGKLIKALAKHRIDCLELPLIQHAQGPDTDRLSSVLNADTIFDWIIITSPEAGSVFLEAWKEAGTPNVRIGVVGAGTASIFEEVIQSSKCSLDVAFSPSKATGKILASELPKNGKKKCTVLYPASAKASNEIEEGLSNRGFEVVRLNTYTTEPVHHVDQTVLKQALSIPVVAVASPSAVRWVDSILEALREHGHF from the exons ATGGCACAagtctctctcttctctctcttctctctctcctctccATTTCCAGCTTCCGCTGTTTCTTCTCGTCTGCGACTAAACAGGCCACTCCCATTTCAGTTCAGCAGAATTCAAGCTTCTTCTGATGCAACATCTGCTTCTGCTTCCAATTCAAATCCGAAGGTCGTGGTCACCAGAGAACGCGGCAAAAACGGCAAGCTCATCAAGGCTCTG GCTAAACATCGGATTGACTGTTTGGAACTCCCCCTGATTCAGCATGCACAGGGGCCTGATACGGATAGGCTTTCTTCTGTATTAAATG CAGATACTATATTTGACTGGATTATCATAACTTCTCCTGAAGCTGGTTCTGTGTTTCTAGAGGCATGGAA GGAAGCTGGAACCCCGAATGTTAGGATTGGTGTTGTGGGCGCTGGCACAGCAAGCATTTTTGAGGAAGTAATTCAATCTTCAAAGTGTTCACTGGATGTGGCCTTTTCGCCATCAAAAG CAACAGGGAAAATTTTGGCTTCGGAGCTTCCAaagaatggaaaaaaaaaatgcactgTGTTGTATCCTGCTTCTGCAAAAGCTAGCAATGAGATTG AGGAAGGTCTGTCCAATCGTGGATTTGAGGTTGTGAGGCTGAATACATACACTACG GAACCCGTTCATCATGTTGACCAAACAGTTCTCAAGCAAGCACTTTCTATCCCTGTGGTGGCTGTTGCTTCACCATCTGCAGTTCG CTGGGTAGATAGCATACTTGAAGCCTTGAGAGAACATGGTCACTTCTAG
- the LOC102622450 gene encoding uroporphyrinogen-III synthase, chloroplastic isoform X1, which produces MAQVSLFSLFSLSSPFPASAVSSRLRLNRPLPFQFSRIQASSDATSASASNSNPKVVVTRERGKNGKLIKALAKHRIDCLELPLIQHAQGPDTDRLSSVLNADTIFDWIIITSPEAGSVFLEAWKEAGTPNVRIGVVGAGTASIFEEVIQSSKCSLDVAFSPSKATGKILASELPKNGKKKCTVLYPASAKASNEIEEGLSNRGFEVVRLNTYTTEPVHHVDQTVLKQALSIPVVAVASPSAVRSSWVNLISDTEQWSNSVACIGETTASAAKRLGLKNVYYPTHPGLEGWVDSILEALREHGHF; this is translated from the exons ATGGCACAagtctctctcttctctctcttctctctctcctctccATTTCCAGCTTCCGCTGTTTCTTCTCGTCTGCGACTAAACAGGCCACTCCCATTTCAGTTCAGCAGAATTCAAGCTTCTTCTGATGCAACATCTGCTTCTGCTTCCAATTCAAATCCGAAGGTCGTGGTCACCAGAGAACGCGGCAAAAACGGCAAGCTCATCAAGGCTCTG GCTAAACATCGGATTGACTGTTTGGAACTCCCCCTGATTCAGCATGCACAGGGGCCTGATACGGATAGGCTTTCTTCTGTATTAAATG CAGATACTATATTTGACTGGATTATCATAACTTCTCCTGAAGCTGGTTCTGTGTTTCTAGAGGCATGGAA GGAAGCTGGAACCCCGAATGTTAGGATTGGTGTTGTGGGCGCTGGCACAGCAAGCATTTTTGAGGAAGTAATTCAATCTTCAAAGTGTTCACTGGATGTGGCCTTTTCGCCATCAAAAG CAACAGGGAAAATTTTGGCTTCGGAGCTTCCAaagaatggaaaaaaaaaatgcactgTGTTGTATCCTGCTTCTGCAAAAGCTAGCAATGAGATTG AGGAAGGTCTGTCCAATCGTGGATTTGAGGTTGTGAGGCTGAATACATACACTACG GAACCCGTTCATCATGTTGACCAAACAGTTCTCAAGCAAGCACTTTCTATCCCTGTGGTGGCTGTTGCTTCACCATCTGCAGTTCG CAGTTCCTGGGTCAATCTTATTTCAGACACAGAGCAGTGGAGCAATTCTGTTGCCTGCATTGGTGAGACTACTGCTTCGGCAGCAAAAAGATTAGGCCTGAAAAATGTTTACTACCCAACTCACCCTGGTCTTGAAGG CTGGGTAGATAGCATACTTGAAGCCTTGAGAGAACATGGTCACTTCTAG
- the LOC102622450 gene encoding uroporphyrinogen-III synthase, chloroplastic isoform X3, whose amino-acid sequence MAQVSLFSLFSLSSPFPASAVSSRLRLNRPLPFQFSRIQASSDATSASASNSNPKVVVTRERGKNGKLIKALAKHRIDCLELPLIQHAQGPDTDRLSSVLNDTIFDWIIITSPEAGSVFLEAWKEAGTPNVRIGVVGAGTASIFEEVIQSSKCSLDVAFSPSKATGKILASELPKNGKKKCTVLYPASAKASNEIEEGLSNRGFEVVRLNTYTTEPVHHVDQTVLKQALSIPVVAVASPSAVRSSWVNLISDTEQWSNSVACIGETTASAAKRLGLKNVYYPTHPGLEGWVDSILEALREHGHF is encoded by the exons ATGGCACAagtctctctcttctctctcttctctctctcctctccATTTCCAGCTTCCGCTGTTTCTTCTCGTCTGCGACTAAACAGGCCACTCCCATTTCAGTTCAGCAGAATTCAAGCTTCTTCTGATGCAACATCTGCTTCTGCTTCCAATTCAAATCCGAAGGTCGTGGTCACCAGAGAACGCGGCAAAAACGGCAAGCTCATCAAGGCTCTG GCTAAACATCGGATTGACTGTTTGGAACTCCCCCTGATTCAGCATGCACAGGGGCCTGATACGGATAGGCTTTCTTCTGTATTAAATG ATACTATATTTGACTGGATTATCATAACTTCTCCTGAAGCTGGTTCTGTGTTTCTAGAGGCATGGAA GGAAGCTGGAACCCCGAATGTTAGGATTGGTGTTGTGGGCGCTGGCACAGCAAGCATTTTTGAGGAAGTAATTCAATCTTCAAAGTGTTCACTGGATGTGGCCTTTTCGCCATCAAAAG CAACAGGGAAAATTTTGGCTTCGGAGCTTCCAaagaatggaaaaaaaaaatgcactgTGTTGTATCCTGCTTCTGCAAAAGCTAGCAATGAGATTG AGGAAGGTCTGTCCAATCGTGGATTTGAGGTTGTGAGGCTGAATACATACACTACG GAACCCGTTCATCATGTTGACCAAACAGTTCTCAAGCAAGCACTTTCTATCCCTGTGGTGGCTGTTGCTTCACCATCTGCAGTTCG CAGTTCCTGGGTCAATCTTATTTCAGACACAGAGCAGTGGAGCAATTCTGTTGCCTGCATTGGTGAGACTACTGCTTCGGCAGCAAAAAGATTAGGCCTGAAAAATGTTTACTACCCAACTCACCCTGGTCTTGAAGG CTGGGTAGATAGCATACTTGAAGCCTTGAGAGAACATGGTCACTTCTAG
- the LOC102623624 gene encoding serine carboxypeptidase 1-like isoform X2 produces MEELGPFRVNSDGKTLYRNEYAWNNVANVLFLETPAGVGFSYSNTSSDYSNLGDNNTAEDSYTFLVNWFERFPQYKNRDFFITGESYAGHYVPQLAYTILSKNTSKTIINLKGIAIGNAWIDDNLCTKGMFDFFWTHALNSDETNAAINKYCDFATGQLSTSCDQYQTQGVREYGQIDLYNVYAPLCKSSAPPPPTAGVISEYDPCSDKYVNSYLNLAEVQAALHAKHTNWTTCGDLRWTDSPSTVLPTIQQLIASGIRVWIYSGDTDGRVPVTSSRYSINALNLPVETAWYPWYTDGEVGGYVLGYKGVVFTTVRGAGHMVPTNQPQRALIMISSFLEGNLPPSS; encoded by the exons ATGGAAGAACTGGGCCCTTTCAGAGTAAACAGCGATGGCAAAACCCTATACAGAAATGAATATGCTTGGAATAACG TGGCAAATGTGCTATTCTTGGAGACGCCAGCAGGAGTCGGGTTCTCATATTCAAATACCTCTTCGGACTACAGCAATCTCGGCGACAATAACACAGCTGAGGATTCTTATACTTTCCTCGTGAATTGGTTCGAGAGATTTCCCCAATACAAAAACCGTGACTTCTTTATTACTGGTGAGAGCTATGCTGGCCACTATGTCCCTCAACTTGCTTACACCATTCTCTCCAAGAACACAAGTAAAACAATCATCAACCTCAAAGGCATAGCT ATTGGGAATGCTTGGATAGATGATAATTTGTGCACCAAAGGAATGTTTGACTTTTTCTGGACGCATGCTCTCAATTCCGATGAAACCAATGCCGCGATTAACAAATATTGTGACTTTGCGACCGGTCAACTTTCAACTTCGTGTGATCAATATCAAACTCAAGGAGTTAGGGAGTATGGACAGATTGATCTATACAACGTTTACGCTCCACTTTGCAAATCATCAGCACCACCACCTCCAACAGCCGGCGTT ATCAGCGAATATGACCCCTGCTCCGACAAGTACGTTAATTCCTATTTAAACCTTGCCGAGGTGCAAGCAGCTCTTCATGCGAAACATACCAACTGGACAACTTGCGG CGACTTGAGATGGACCGACAGCCCATCAACTGTGCTTCCAACAATACAGCAGCTGATAGCAAGTGGAATTAGGGTGTGGATATACAG CGGTGACACAGATGGGCGAGTCCCAGTGACATCCTCTAGATACTCCATCAATGCTCTGAACCTTCCGGTTGAAACTGCTTGGTACCCATGGTACACTGATGGTGAG GTTGGTGGATATGTGCTCGGGTACAAGGGAGTGGTATTCACTACTGTTAGAGGGGCAGGGCATATGGTTCCTACTAACCAGCCACAGCGAGCTCTCATCATGATCTCATCTTTCCTCGAGGGGAATCTTCCTCCCTCCTCTTAA
- the LOC102623624 gene encoding serine carboxypeptidase 1-like isoform X1 gives MKVSLTTTTTWWLLLSLSCYQLACYANQIDNLNRLINSKKSRNPQRTEPWTDQSKVRNVMSPVDIGPQEGMMEADKIKTLPGQPEGVDFDQYAGYLTVDPKAGRALFYYFVESPQSSSSKPLVLWLNGGPGCSSLGYGAMEELGPFRVNSDGKTLYRNEYAWNNVANVLFLETPAGVGFSYSNTSSDYSNLGDNNTAEDSYTFLVNWFERFPQYKNRDFFITGESYAGHYVPQLAYTILSKNTSKTIINLKGIAIGNAWIDDNLCTKGMFDFFWTHALNSDETNAAINKYCDFATGQLSTSCDQYQTQGVREYGQIDLYNVYAPLCKSSAPPPPTAGVISEYDPCSDKYVNSYLNLAEVQAALHAKHTNWTTCGDLRWTDSPSTVLPTIQQLIASGIRVWIYSGDTDGRVPVTSSRYSINALNLPVETAWYPWYTDGEVGGYVLGYKGVVFTTVRGAGHMVPTNQPQRALIMISSFLEGNLPPSS, from the exons ATGAAGGTTAGTCTCACAACCACAACCACATGGTGGCTGCTGCTCTCACTCTCTTGCTACCAATTGGCTTGTTACGCAAACCAAATCGACAACCTCAACAGGTTGATTAACTCTAAAAAATCCAGAAACCCTCAGCGGACAGAACCGTGGACTGATCAATCAAAAGTCAGAAATGTTATGTCTCCGGTGGATATTGGACCCCAAGAGGGGATGATGGAGGCTGACAAGATAAAAACTTTGCCGGGACAGCCTGAAGGGGTGGATTTTGATCAGTACGCAGGCTATTTAACGGTAGACCCCAAGGCTGGAAGAGCATTGTTCTACTATTTCGTTGAGTCCCCGCAGAGTTCCTCCAGCAAACCTCTGGTGTTGTGGCTAAATGGAG GTCCAGGATGCTCATCTCTTGGATATGGTGCCATGGAAGAACTGGGCCCTTTCAGAGTAAACAGCGATGGCAAAACCCTATACAGAAATGAATATGCTTGGAATAACG TGGCAAATGTGCTATTCTTGGAGACGCCAGCAGGAGTCGGGTTCTCATATTCAAATACCTCTTCGGACTACAGCAATCTCGGCGACAATAACACAGCTGAGGATTCTTATACTTTCCTCGTGAATTGGTTCGAGAGATTTCCCCAATACAAAAACCGTGACTTCTTTATTACTGGTGAGAGCTATGCTGGCCACTATGTCCCTCAACTTGCTTACACCATTCTCTCCAAGAACACAAGTAAAACAATCATCAACCTCAAAGGCATAGCT ATTGGGAATGCTTGGATAGATGATAATTTGTGCACCAAAGGAATGTTTGACTTTTTCTGGACGCATGCTCTCAATTCCGATGAAACCAATGCCGCGATTAACAAATATTGTGACTTTGCGACCGGTCAACTTTCAACTTCGTGTGATCAATATCAAACTCAAGGAGTTAGGGAGTATGGACAGATTGATCTATACAACGTTTACGCTCCACTTTGCAAATCATCAGCACCACCACCTCCAACAGCCGGCGTT ATCAGCGAATATGACCCCTGCTCCGACAAGTACGTTAATTCCTATTTAAACCTTGCCGAGGTGCAAGCAGCTCTTCATGCGAAACATACCAACTGGACAACTTGCGG CGACTTGAGATGGACCGACAGCCCATCAACTGTGCTTCCAACAATACAGCAGCTGATAGCAAGTGGAATTAGGGTGTGGATATACAG CGGTGACACAGATGGGCGAGTCCCAGTGACATCCTCTAGATACTCCATCAATGCTCTGAACCTTCCGGTTGAAACTGCTTGGTACCCATGGTACACTGATGGTGAG GTTGGTGGATATGTGCTCGGGTACAAGGGAGTGGTATTCACTACTGTTAGAGGGGCAGGGCATATGGTTCCTACTAACCAGCCACAGCGAGCTCTCATCATGATCTCATCTTTCCTCGAGGGGAATCTTCCTCCCTCCTCTTAA
- the LOC112495560 gene encoding serine carboxypeptidase 1-like, which yields SLSDANIIFLESPAGVGFSYSNITSDYKVNGDIRTARDSYTFLVSWLARFPEYKTRDFFIAGESYAGHYIPQLAQAILYNNQHANQTIINLRGIAMGNALIDLETMMKGTVDFYWTHALMPDEIYHGLTSSYNFASLNSSDKVCLEFIDQGDAAAGNIYSYDIYAPLCNSSSKFNTVSTFDPCSENYIETYLNNPRVQEALHANVTGLPYPWQSCSGEINRNWKDKPQTVLPIIQELMAEGIRIWVYSGDTDGALPVTCTRYAVKKLGTPVRTAWYPWYTQGEVGGYAVGYQNLTFVTVRGAGHFVPSYQPARALVLFSSFINGTLPPPA from the exons TCACTTTCAGATgcaaatatcattttcttagAATCCCCCGCCGGTGTTGGATTTTCTTACTCAAACATAACCTCAGATTACAAAGTAAATGGTGACATAAGAACTGCACGGGATTCCTATACATTTCTTGTTAGTTGGCTGGCGAGATTCCCCGAGTACAAAACTCGAGATTTTTTCATAGCTGGAGAGAGCTATGCGGGACATTACATACCGCAGCTTGCACAGGCAATTCTTTACAACAACCAGCACGCCAACCAAACTATAATCAATCTAAGAGGAATTGCA ATGGGTAATGCGCTTATTGACCTTGAAACGATGATGAAAGGGACAGTGGATTTCTATTGGACACATGCCCTCATGCCTGATGAAATCTACCACGGGCTTACATCAAGCTACAATTTTGCTTCACTAAATAGTTCAGATAAAGTATGCTTGGAATTTATTGATCAAGGAGACGCTGCTGCTGGCAACATCTATTCCTATGACATCTATGCCCCCTTGTGCAATTCTTCCTCCAAATTTAATAct GTTTCGACATTTGATCCCTGCTCagaaaattatattgaaacaTACTTGAACAATCCTCGAGTTCAGGAAGCTCTACATGCAAACGTCACCGGTCTTCCTTATCCATGGCAATCCTGCAG TGGAGAAATAAATCGAAATTGGAAAGATAAACCACAAACCGTGTTGCCAATCATTCAGGAGCTGATGGCTGAAGGGATCCGCATATGGGTATACAG TGGCGACACAGATGGTGCCTTGCCAGTGACATGCACTAGGTATGCCGTTAAAAAATTGGGGACACCGGTTAGGACGGCCTGGTACCCCTGGTACACTCAGGGAGAG GTCGGAGGATATGCTGTTGGATATCAAAACCTGACATTTGTGACTGTAAGAGGCGCCGGACATTTTGTTCCAAGTTATCAGCCAGCTCGGGCCCTGGTGCTATTCTCCTCATTCATAAACGGCACGCTTCCACCTCCTGCATAG
- the LOC102619875 gene encoding serine carboxypeptidase 1-like, with protein sequence MANSAFIIWISLLCLSNWKCYGWIDMNPLKFIKEELSKERDNYALTSYSSDIYAVAGHSALLNSPQDGLKDKDKIESLPGQPLGVNFDQYSGYVTVDPEDGRSLFYYFVESPQNSSSKPLVLWLNGGPGFSSFGAGTMMELGPFRVNKDGKTLYQNEYAWNKGEFLKFQHLSCLT encoded by the exons ATGGCCAATTCTGCGTTTATCATTTGGATTTCTCTATTGTGCTTGTCAAACTGGAAGTGCTATGGATGGATAGATATGAATCCATTGAAATTCATAAAGGAAGAATTATCCAAGGAGAGGGACAATTATGCACTGACAAGTTATAGTTCGGACATATATGCAGTTGCAGGACATTCAGCCTTGCTCAATAGCCCTCAAGATGGACTAAaagacaaggataaaattgaaagcCTGCCTGGACAACCCCTTGGAGTGAACTTTGATCAGTATTCAGGATACGTGACTGTGGATCCTGAGGATGGCAGGTCATTGTTCTATTATTTCGTCGAGTCACCTCAGAATTCTTCTTCCAAGCCGCTTGTCTTGTGGCTCAATGGGG GGCCTGGTTTTTCCTCGTTTGGAGCTGGAACGATGATGGAACTTGGGCCATTCAGAGTTAACAAAGATGGCAAAACTCTTTATCAAAATGAATATGCGTGGAACAAAGGCGAGTTTCTAAAGTTTCAACACTTGTCTTGCTTAACATAA